The following coding sequences lie in one Bifidobacterium sp. ESL0690 genomic window:
- a CDS encoding aldo/keto reductase, whose amino-acid sequence MSAEETAGTVPEIPDITLSDGNRIPQIGLGVLRISDDDVTSVVKSGLEVGYRHIDAAAGYNNEPGVGRALAETGFNAGENRKSLWVTTKLKDSDQGYDSALKAFDRQLGDLRLDYVDMYMLHWPTPFNWRSGETWKALMKLRDEGRVRTLGVCNFLPEHLERLHRETGEWPTVDQIELHPTWQQREVVAFCHEHNIAVEAYSPMARGADLNAGKGTIARIAQAHGVSPAQVILRWHIENGTIIIPKSVHTERQRENLDLFDFALTPEEHAQINALDGPTRAGHDPMTFTYA is encoded by the coding sequence ATGAGCGCTGAAGAAACCGCTGGAACAGTACCGGAAATCCCCGATATCACGTTAAGTGATGGCAACAGAATTCCGCAGATTGGGCTGGGTGTGCTCCGTATCAGCGACGATGACGTGACCAGCGTTGTCAAGTCCGGGCTAGAAGTCGGATATCGCCATATCGATGCTGCCGCGGGCTATAACAACGAGCCTGGTGTCGGCCGTGCGCTCGCGGAAACCGGTTTTAATGCCGGTGAAAACCGTAAATCGCTCTGGGTGACCACCAAGCTCAAGGATTCCGATCAAGGGTACGACAGCGCTCTCAAGGCGTTTGATCGACAGTTGGGTGATTTGCGTCTCGACTATGTCGACATGTACATGCTGCATTGGCCGACGCCGTTCAACTGGCGTTCCGGCGAAACATGGAAAGCGTTGATGAAACTGCGCGACGAGGGGCGCGTGCGTACGCTCGGCGTCTGCAACTTCCTGCCTGAGCATCTTGAACGTTTGCATCGGGAAACAGGGGAGTGGCCTACGGTCGATCAGATCGAGCTGCACCCCACCTGGCAGCAGCGCGAGGTTGTCGCGTTTTGTCATGAACACAATATCGCGGTGGAAGCGTATTCGCCGATGGCTCGCGGAGCCGACCTCAATGCCGGCAAGGGTACCATCGCGCGTATAGCACAAGCTCATGGTGTCTCACCAGCTCAGGTCATCTTGCGTTGGCATATTGAAAACGGCACTATCATCATTCCTAAGTCGGTTCATACTGAACGTCAGCGTGAAAACCTCGACCTCTTCGACTTCGCTTTGACCCCTGAAGAGCATGCTCAAATCAATGCACTCGATGGCCCCACCCGTGCCGGTCATGACCCGATGACTTTTACTTATGCGTGA
- a CDS encoding DEAD/DEAH box helicase, protein MSVQVSTDSGQNHLQISTDQAVFPRRVQMYLSKISTYDKESNTFSIPLKDNNVNEIYKTLIEVFEKRLHQEISFSDSASSLLKDAQAEERAFHNFSLKALRIRNNDNVAPELNSFIATLHEKPFIRMLKPYQLLAAYHLAYSQNACNFSVPGSGKTSTVLAAYTYLNLIHDSQKHIDQLVVVGPLSSFLSWKSDFKECFGQSPSVLEISGKTSNTVVEETLNVSKPTIDYTIISYGSLAKHKDQLISFLRRNRTMIVLDEAHRIKNTDGGIQSQAALSLAPYAKSRVVLTGTPAPNTYADLYNLYSFIWPDHEILGFKPIQLKNLSRNPRDQRIPQLIKNAEPFFIRIKKDDLNLPKATFNAPTELPMAPLQQQIYDSIAEIAVQKIQNNELQSAVKRAATIRMRQAASNPNLLNTSLKEYYTSCNEDDEEPEESIDTDADIVFEDDLQALIQSYNSREIPNKFKYAETLAQNIVAQNEKLLIWCEFTGTCDELSRYFEQRGIATRIIYGNTERTNRDTIVEHFQNPEDSSFRVLIANPHAVGESISLHKGCHNALYLEQDFNAGSYMQSKDRIHRVGLEANQHTNYFYAQSQNTIDQTIYSRLIEKEKKMLHFLDTHEIPLIEENKDFSDDTTDDFKAIIRDYYANANRL, encoded by the coding sequence ATGTCTGTGCAAGTATCCACGGATTCTGGGCAGAATCATCTACAAATTAGTACAGATCAAGCAGTATTTCCGCGTCGAGTTCAAATGTATCTCAGCAAGATATCAACATACGATAAGGAATCCAACACCTTTTCAATCCCCTTAAAAGACAACAATGTCAACGAGATATATAAAACACTTATTGAAGTGTTCGAGAAACGACTGCATCAAGAAATTTCCTTTTCAGATAGCGCAAGCTCGCTATTAAAAGATGCTCAGGCAGAAGAACGGGCATTCCATAATTTTTCTCTGAAAGCATTGCGAATAAGGAATAATGATAATGTTGCTCCAGAACTAAACTCATTTATCGCCACATTACATGAAAAACCATTCATTCGCATGCTGAAGCCATATCAATTATTAGCTGCTTATCATCTAGCATATTCGCAGAATGCCTGTAATTTTTCAGTACCCGGATCGGGGAAAACCTCCACCGTACTGGCCGCGTATACATATCTCAATCTCATACACGATTCACAGAAACACATTGATCAGCTAGTCGTAGTAGGTCCGCTGTCATCGTTCTTGTCCTGGAAATCCGATTTCAAAGAGTGCTTCGGCCAGTCCCCCTCAGTCTTAGAAATCAGTGGGAAGACTTCGAATACAGTAGTCGAAGAAACTTTGAACGTATCCAAACCAACCATCGATTATACAATTATCAGCTATGGCAGCCTAGCCAAGCATAAAGATCAACTTATCTCTTTTCTCAGACGCAATCGCACTATGATAGTACTTGACGAAGCTCATCGTATTAAAAACACCGATGGCGGAATACAAAGTCAAGCAGCTTTGTCTCTGGCTCCATATGCAAAGTCTCGTGTTGTTCTGACTGGTACGCCTGCTCCTAATACTTACGCCGATTTATATAATCTGTATTCCTTTATTTGGCCCGATCATGAAATACTAGGCTTTAAACCAATTCAACTGAAAAATCTAAGCAGGAACCCTCGAGATCAGAGGATTCCACAACTCATTAAAAATGCAGAACCTTTTTTTATTCGAATAAAAAAAGATGATCTTAATCTGCCCAAAGCAACTTTCAACGCTCCAACCGAATTACCTATGGCTCCGCTCCAACAACAAATATATGATTCTATAGCCGAAATAGCAGTACAAAAAATCCAAAACAATGAGTTACAAAGCGCTGTCAAAAGGGCAGCAACTATCCGAATGCGTCAAGCTGCCTCAAATCCGAATCTGCTGAATACCTCTTTAAAAGAATATTACACTTCTTGCAATGAGGACGACGAGGAACCAGAGGAATCAATCGACACAGATGCAGATATTGTTTTCGAAGATGATTTACAAGCTCTAATCCAGTCTTACAATTCACGAGAGATACCAAATAAGTTTAAATATGCCGAGACACTTGCCCAAAATATTGTTGCTCAAAATGAGAAACTGCTCATTTGGTGCGAATTCACAGGCACGTGCGACGAACTGAGCAGATACTTCGAGCAACGTGGAATCGCGACCAGAATTATTTACGGAAATACAGAACGGACAAATCGCGACACCATTGTCGAACATTTCCAAAATCCTGAAGATTCATCTTTTCGAGTTCTCATTGCTAACCCTCATGCAGTTGGCGAATCAATCTCATTGCATAAAGGATGTCACAATGCTTTATATCTTGAACAAGATTTTAACGCTGGGTCATATATGCAATCAAAAGACCGAATTCATCGTGTTGGCCTTGAAGCTAACCAACACACAAACTATTTTTACGCACAATCACAAAATACGATAGATCAGACAATCTATTCTCGTCTCATAGAGAAAGAAAAAAAGATGCTCCATTTTCTGGACACTCATGAAATTCCATTGATAGAAGAGAACAAAGACTTTTCTGACGATACTACAGATGATTTTAAAGCTATTATACGAGATTACTATGCAAATGCTAACCGGCTGTAA
- a CDS encoding DUF3883 domain-containing protein, producing MQMLTGCNLFLCLSDIFVLYQRIGDAITSYSDAAASMDCNTVALDNSLLLLKNIGLISYSTQEINKPEKGINSQVTFSAFLKDQLPKIYRPFYDFLYAQQKTYDEETGLFWISRNSIPFQYSGLVMISDSVGLISCPTGNRIFLLDYTFNLGTKVIPGLKAAPAITLTELKNTLAIKDEIGEKAEKLALAFEKKILLKKEIKKDPIQISPIDVTAGYDIASYLTPQSTSPDKFIEVKSCKNNSYAFFISHNELETAKRKRKSFFLYLYNRDEHSFTVFQDPYVTVFSNENWLREPQIYKVQTLLGEKPIDQLDTNKQ from the coding sequence ATGCAAATGCTAACCGGCTGTAACCTTTTCCTCTGTCTTTCAGATATTTTTGTTCTATATCAACGTATAGGCGATGCTATTACAAGCTATTCAGATGCAGCAGCAAGCATGGATTGCAATACCGTTGCGCTTGATAATTCTTTGTTGCTATTAAAAAATATCGGTCTTATTTCATACTCAACGCAGGAGATAAACAAACCAGAAAAGGGTATTAATAGCCAGGTCACTTTTTCGGCATTTCTCAAAGACCAATTACCAAAAATTTATAGACCTTTTTACGATTTCTTATATGCTCAACAAAAAACATATGATGAGGAGACAGGACTTTTCTGGATCTCCAGAAATTCAATACCGTTCCAATACTCTGGACTAGTTATGATATCCGACTCTGTAGGTCTCATATCTTGCCCAACAGGCAACCGAATTTTCCTCCTCGATTACACTTTTAATCTTGGGACAAAAGTAATTCCTGGGCTAAAAGCTGCACCGGCAATCACACTAACTGAATTAAAAAATACCTTAGCGATTAAGGACGAGATTGGGGAAAAAGCAGAAAAACTAGCTCTAGCCTTTGAAAAGAAAATACTTCTCAAAAAAGAAATCAAAAAAGACCCGATTCAAATCTCGCCAATAGACGTAACAGCCGGATATGACATCGCCTCATATTTAACGCCACAAAGTACTAGCCCCGATAAATTCATAGAAGTAAAAAGTTGTAAAAACAATTCTTATGCCTTTTTCATTTCCCATAATGAACTAGAAACCGCAAAAAGAAAACGCAAATCTTTTTTCCTCTATCTCTATAATCGTGACGAGCATTCATTCACAGTATTCCAAGATCCTTATGTCACCGTATTTTCCAATGAGAACTGGCTAAGAGAACCACAAATATACAAGGTCCAAACTCTTCTTGGAGAAAAGCCGATTGACCAACTAGATACCAATAAACAATAA
- a CDS encoding Zn-dependent alcohol dehydrogenase: MPQKIKASVAYGVGKGFAQPEEIIIDDPIGAEVLVDVQASGLCHSDLHLVEDDDQFFPFPAVIGHEVAGIVEAVGPEVQGIKVGDHVVASLEQVCGHCANCLNGHPQSCSQQQECVRKPGEKPRLSFPDGRPITQAFGTGGFAEKALIHENQLAVVNNEVKWDEAACIGCATITGAGAAINTAHVRPGDTVAVVGTGGIGLNIISGARICGAKKIIAIDLLDNKLEFAKKFGATDVVNSKNEDPVAKVRELTNGGVDEAFEAIGFQSTMKQCWDMLGVDGTAYCIGLAKPDATINLEINPADLLVHQRGFKGVWMGSTNIKHDIPMYADLAVDGRLNMHDIVSQHINLSQIDEAYVQLKKGEVIRSVITEF; this comes from the coding sequence ATGCCACAAAAAATTAAAGCTTCGGTTGCCTATGGAGTAGGAAAAGGATTCGCCCAGCCGGAAGAGATTATCATTGATGATCCTATCGGCGCCGAGGTGCTGGTAGACGTTCAGGCGTCTGGCCTGTGCCATTCCGATCTGCATTTGGTGGAGGATGACGATCAGTTCTTCCCGTTCCCGGCCGTTATCGGCCATGAGGTCGCCGGCATCGTCGAGGCCGTTGGGCCTGAAGTGCAGGGCATCAAGGTCGGCGATCACGTGGTCGCTTCGCTCGAGCAGGTGTGCGGCCATTGCGCCAACTGCCTGAACGGTCATCCGCAGTCCTGCTCGCAGCAGCAGGAGTGCGTGCGCAAGCCCGGCGAGAAGCCGCGTCTGTCCTTCCCGGACGGCCGTCCGATCACCCAGGCCTTCGGCACCGGCGGTTTTGCCGAGAAGGCGCTGATTCATGAGAACCAGCTCGCCGTGGTCAACAATGAGGTGAAGTGGGACGAGGCCGCCTGCATCGGCTGCGCCACCATCACCGGCGCTGGCGCTGCGATCAACACCGCGCACGTTCGTCCTGGCGACACGGTCGCCGTCGTCGGCACGGGTGGCATCGGCCTGAACATCATCTCCGGTGCTCGCATCTGCGGTGCCAAGAAGATCATCGCCATCGATTTGCTCGACAACAAGCTTGAGTTCGCTAAGAAGTTCGGCGCCACCGACGTGGTCAACTCGAAGAACGAGGACCCGGTCGCCAAGGTGCGTGAGCTCACCAACGGCGGTGTTGATGAGGCGTTCGAGGCCATCGGCTTCCAGTCCACGATGAAGCAGTGCTGGGATATGCTCGGCGTTGACGGCACCGCGTACTGCATCGGCCTTGCCAAGCCCGACGCGACCATCAACCTCGAGATCAACCCTGCCGACCTGCTGGTCCACCAGCGTGGTTTCAAGGGCGTCTGGATGGGCTCGACCAACATCAAGCACGACATCCCGATGTACGCCGACCTCGCCGTCGACGGCCGTCTGAACATGCATGACATCGTCAGCCAGCACATCAACTTGAGCCAGATTGACGAGGCCTACGTCCAGCTCAAGAAGGGCGAAGTCATCCGCTCCGTCATCACCGAGTTCTGA
- a CDS encoding HNH endonuclease produces the protein MADTFKESGQGSNWTYEETKMAFALHVMLDRKECDENSSEVIKLAKSIGRTPAAVVLKIQNIIAGDPEFSGRGLAHGSKYDRLIWDEYFKDPDSFSDHCLTVLTNQLHDIPAGDVPEPSMLEVQPVFVGHDYSIESTQRYGQTRLRKVVFNNYHARCCLTGIAIKELLVVSHIKPWAVSNPTEKVKASNALLLNAFHDKAFDQGIITINQQFEVVVWDELEHSEANDKWLYSYAGKKIAVPQVGFPAQEFIDYHNRNIFKKPSQLDLNKSL, from the coding sequence ATGGCTGATACTTTTAAGGAATCCGGCCAAGGTAGTAATTGGACATATGAAGAAACTAAAATGGCTTTCGCTTTACATGTCATGCTTGACCGTAAAGAGTGCGACGAAAATAGTTCTGAAGTAATAAAACTTGCTAAAAGTATTGGACGTACCCCTGCTGCAGTGGTTTTAAAAATTCAGAATATCATCGCAGGCGATCCTGAATTTTCAGGACGAGGTCTGGCTCATGGCAGTAAATATGACCGACTGATTTGGGATGAATATTTTAAGGATCCAGATTCCTTTTCGGACCACTGCTTAACTGTGCTGACGAATCAGCTTCATGACATTCCTGCGGGGGATGTTCCTGAGCCTTCTATGCTAGAAGTCCAGCCTGTATTTGTTGGCCATGATTATTCGATTGAATCAACCCAAAGATACGGGCAGACTCGATTGAGAAAGGTAGTTTTTAATAACTATCATGCCCGATGCTGTTTGACTGGCATCGCTATCAAAGAATTGTTAGTCGTTAGTCATATCAAACCATGGGCTGTTTCAAATCCGACTGAGAAGGTGAAAGCTTCGAATGCGTTGCTCCTCAATGCCTTTCACGATAAAGCTTTTGACCAAGGAATCATAACAATTAATCAACAGTTTGAAGTTGTGGTTTGGGATGAGCTTGAGCATTCAGAAGCGAATGATAAATGGTTGTATTCATATGCAGGAAAGAAAATAGCGGTACCTCAAGTAGGTTTTCCGGCTCAAGAATTTATCGATTACCATAACAGAAACATATTTAAGAAACCATCGCAGCTAGATCTTAATAAGTCATTGTGA
- a CDS encoding DNA cytosine methyltransferase: protein MTVIDFFCGAGGFSEGFRQAGFNVIMGLDNWQPAVTTHNANHNLHDKKWDISAIETPQAIEQIPDSDIIIGSPPCVSFSLSNKGGNADKTLGKKLIRNFLRIVAVKKFKPNSQLKAWAMENVPNSKNFVKPTYSFSDLNLSSWAKANNYDPSQIAITVNGEVLNAENYGCAQRRKRFICGEICKTGDSLKPQPTDSRLTVSDIQQALGSPLGDKKDKITDPNNKALSITYNELHDHHYDTGVYAVEWEKAQHLKQDHPYMGTMFFPEKLDKPSRTIMATKSASTREAILYESDLHQDTADGRYRTPTIREAASIMGFPINYQFWGDESTKWRQVGNAVCVPLAKALGQAILKQLPYRQSSPVQQEHDFTDFTYLDNPHEKIFNNPPQRNANALFREHPVKSGNMTIDLTNRALDGKSRWCVIAFVGTGEGYGRFELGADTLASARSVLEQLEPNFLEMIQADNYIHYYNSSFLDKKNEEYDFDCSNPEHPFSLVKRIGKIAQTSSEKPGIVIDDLPKDLSLIKTKMPLNQIMSIFGLLTLISPES from the coding sequence TTGACTGTTATCGACTTCTTTTGTGGAGCTGGAGGCTTCTCAGAAGGATTTCGCCAAGCCGGATTTAACGTTATTATGGGTCTAGATAACTGGCAGCCGGCAGTAACTACACATAACGCCAATCACAATCTACATGATAAAAAATGGGATATCTCTGCCATCGAAACACCACAAGCTATTGAGCAAATACCTGATAGCGACATCATTATCGGCAGCCCACCCTGTGTATCTTTTTCACTGTCCAACAAAGGCGGCAACGCCGATAAAACACTGGGTAAAAAGCTAATACGAAATTTTCTGCGTATAGTCGCGGTCAAAAAATTCAAACCAAACTCTCAGCTTAAAGCATGGGCTATGGAGAATGTCCCCAATTCTAAGAATTTTGTAAAGCCAACGTACTCCTTCTCAGATTTGAATCTTTCCTCGTGGGCAAAAGCTAACAATTACGACCCTAGCCAAATTGCAATTACGGTTAATGGTGAAGTTCTCAATGCTGAAAATTATGGATGTGCTCAACGTCGTAAAAGATTCATTTGTGGAGAGATTTGTAAAACTGGCGATTCTTTGAAACCGCAACCTACAGATTCACGTTTAACTGTTTCGGACATTCAACAAGCCTTGGGGAGTCCTTTAGGCGACAAAAAAGATAAGATAACAGACCCGAACAATAAGGCTCTATCTATCACATATAACGAATTGCACGATCATCACTACGATACCGGTGTATATGCCGTGGAATGGGAAAAAGCCCAACACCTGAAACAAGATCACCCATACATGGGCACTATGTTTTTCCCCGAAAAGCTTGACAAACCGAGCAGAACCATTATGGCCACCAAATCTGCGAGCACGCGTGAGGCAATCTTATACGAATCTGATTTACATCAGGATACCGCCGATGGGCGTTACCGCACACCAACGATTCGCGAAGCGGCAAGTATTATGGGGTTCCCCATTAATTATCAATTCTGGGGAGACGAGTCAACTAAGTGGAGGCAGGTAGGCAATGCCGTCTGTGTACCGCTCGCCAAAGCTCTTGGACAAGCCATCCTCAAACAACTTCCTTATCGGCAATCTTCTCCGGTTCAACAAGAACACGATTTTACAGACTTCACGTATCTAGACAATCCTCATGAAAAAATATTTAATAATCCACCACAGAGAAACGCGAACGCCCTGTTCCGAGAACATCCAGTAAAAAGCGGGAACATGACCATCGACTTAACGAACCGTGCGCTTGACGGCAAAAGCCGTTGGTGCGTAATTGCGTTTGTCGGGACCGGCGAAGGCTACGGTAGATTTGAGTTAGGAGCAGATACTCTTGCTAGCGCCAGAAGCGTACTTGAACAATTAGAACCAAACTTTCTAGAGATGATTCAAGCTGATAATTATATCCATTATTACAATTCTAGCTTTTTAGATAAAAAGAACGAAGAATATGACTTCGATTGTTCAAATCCTGAGCATCCGTTTTCTCTCGTCAAAAGAATAGGAAAAATAGCACAAACATCTTCAGAAAAACCCGGTATTGTAATCGATGATCTTCCTAAAGACCTGTCATTGATTAAAACCAAAATGCCACTTAATCAAATTATGTCAATTTTTGGGTTATTGACACTCATAAGCCCAGAATCATAA